The sequence below is a genomic window from Bacteroidales bacterium MB20-C3-3.
TCATTTCTTACTGAAAAGGCATTTAAACCATCAAAGCTTGATACGGCATAAGCATTCACCTCCTGGGCTCCTCCACATATAATGCAATCCTGGAGACCATTCTTTATCATAATGTACCCCATGCCGATAGCATGAGAACCACTGGCACACGCTCCCGCAATTGTAAGATTAATACCTTTTAGCCTGTAAATAACAGAGAGATTCATACTCACTGTTGAGTTCATTGACTGAAAAACAGAACCTGATCCAACAAGCGTTGTGTTCTTCTTCTCCCTTATTATATCTACCCCATCTATCACTGCCTGAGCGCTGCTATCGTTTCCGTAAAGTATCCCAACCTCTCTGGAATTAAGAAATGCATCATCAATTCCTGCGTTTTTAAGCGCCTCCTCTGTCGCTAAATAGGCGTATGAGGCCTCTTCTGACATAGAGAGCCTTTTTCTTCTGTCTAATCTTTTTGTAAGATCAGGTTTTGGAAGGATTCCTGTAAGGTATGACCTAAAGCCCATCTCTTCCCTGGCAGGGTCAATCCCCACTCCTGATCTTCCACTCTTAAGAGACTCAAGTACAGTATCCAAATCCTGACCTATACAAGAGTAAATCCCCATTCCTGTTATAACAACTCTACTCATATTCAATTAAGTATAAAGCCCGCCATTAATGGAAATAATCTCTCCGGTAATGTAAGAGGCATCCTTTGATACAAGAAAACCCACAAGAGAGGCAACCTCTTCAGGTTTGCCGAATCTCTCTGCAGGAATTTGTTTTTTTAAAGCCCCCTCATCCAGATCTGCTGTCATGTCGCTTTTAATAAACCCTGGAGCAACTCCATTCACTGTGATTCCTCTTTTTGCAACCTCCTGGGCCAGGGCCTTGGTTGCAGCAATCACCCCGCCTTTAGCGGCCGAGTAGTTGGTCTGTCCCGGCAAGCCCTTTATTCCGGACAAAGAGACAACATTTATTATTCTGCCATATCTCTTCACCATCATATCCTTAACCAAAGGTCTGGTAACATTGTAAAACCCGTTCAGGTTTGTGTCAATTACCTCACTCCAGTCGCCGGCCTCCATCCATATTAATAAATTATCTTTTCTGATTCCGGCATTATTTACAAGCACTTCAACAGTGGCATCGTTATTTCTGCTCTTCCATTCACTTAGAGCTCTCTCTGTTTCCAATCTGTCAGAGACATCAAATTTCATTAATTCTGCATCTCCTCCCCTCTCTCTTATCTCCTTTAATGTATCCAACGCTGCATCACTATTAGAGCGGAAGTTAACAAGAACAAAATAGCCCATCTCTGCAAGTTTTAAAGAGATGGCCCTACCTATCCCCCTGGCGCCTCCGGTAACAAGAGCATATTTCATATTAATTATTTTTTAAATAATCAGTAATCCTTTCAATATCTCCGCACAATGGAGAGTCATCCACAAAGAGCGGAAATATCTCCCTGATCTCTGAATAGACTTTTTTGCTCTCAACAGAGATCTTATCTTTAATTTCAAGATAGTCAATCGCCTGCAAAAGCGCCATATACTGAATTGACATCACTTGGAATGCATTTTCAATAACCTTAGCAGTCATAAGAGCTGCGTTAGTCCCCATACTCACTATGTCCTGGTTGTCGTTGTTGTTTGGTATTGAGTGAATATACACAGGCATGCAAAGAGACTGCGATTCGGCTGTGGTTGAAGTAGCTGTAAACTGAGCAGCCTGAAGACCATAATTTAAACCAAGAGTTCCAAGATTGACAAAAGGTGGAAGAATTCCGTTTATTCTGTCGTGGAACAGATAGTTCAGTTGCCTCTCTGCCAACATTGTAAGCTTAGTTACAGCAATTTTTACCTTATCCATCTCAAGACTTACATAGTCTCCGTGAAAATTCCCGCCATGATATATACTTCCTGTATCAGGATCCACAACAGGATTGTCGCATACACTATTAAACTCTCTCTCAACTGTTGAAATCGCGTATTGTAATGTGTCATAAACGGGGCCCAGTACCTGAGGAACACATCTGAGAGAGTAATATCCCTGAACCTTATGCTCAAATATTCGCTCATCATTCTTTCCATTATAGAGAGAGTGCTCCCGTTTTCTAAGCCTTGATGATGTTGCAAAATGATCTCTCATTAATGATGCAACATAAACCTGACCCGGATGCGGCCTGCTCTCAGCAAGAGGTTCAGATACAAAATCATCATATGATTCAGCAATCTCATTCATAATAACAGATGCAAGAAGAGACCATCTGAATAATTTTTCTGCCATAAAAAGATTTACAGATGCAATTCCTGACATTACACTGGTCCCGTTTGCTATTGCAAGTCCCTCTCTTATTTTTATTTCAAGTGGTTTTAATCCGCAATCCTCCATTGCTTTTGAGGCTGGAACAACAAACCCCTTATAGGAGACATTTCCTTCACCAATTAGTGCCAGTCCTATGTGAGCCATCTGAACAAGGTCTCCGCTCGCTCCAACTCCTCCGTGCTCAGGAACAACCGGATAAATTTCGTTGTTTAGAAAATCTACAAGGAGCTCTGCAAGCTGTATTGTAATCCCTGATTTACCCTCTGAGAAATTTGCGAGTCTTGCAAGCATTGCAGCTCTTACAAACTTATTGTCAAGAGGCCTGCCCGCTCCACATGAATGAGATCTGATAATATTGAACTGAAGCTCCCTCAGATGATTGTCGTCAACTCTGTACTGAGCCATTGGTCCAAAACCGGTGTTAATACCGTATATTAC
It includes:
- a CDS encoding beta-ketoacyl-[acyl-carrier-protein] synthase family protein → MSRVVITGMGIYSCIGQDLDTVLESLKSGRSGVGIDPAREEMGFRSYLTGILPKPDLTKRLDRRKRLSMSEEASYAYLATEEALKNAGIDDAFLNSREVGILYGNDSSAQAVIDGVDIIREKKNTTLVGSGSVFQSMNSTVSMNLSVIYRLKGINLTIAGACASGSHAIGMGYIMIKNGLQDCIICGGAQEVNAYAVSSFDGLNAFSVRNDKPQEASRPFDAERDGLVPSGGAASLVLESYESAIKRGAPILAEITAYGFSSNGDHISVPNIDGPRRSLEMALKQACLNPSDIQYINAHATSTPVGDFNEAKAISEVFGDLRPYVGSTKSMTGHEMWMAGASEVVYSILMMQNSFIAPTINFENPDEASEKLNINNKIVNFEFETFLSNSFGFGGTNSSLIIKKL
- the fabG gene encoding 3-oxoacyl-ACP reductase FabG encodes the protein MKYALVTGGARGIGRAISLKLAEMGYFVLVNFRSNSDAALDTLKEIRERGGDAELMKFDVSDRLETERALSEWKSRNNDATVEVLVNNAGIRKDNLLIWMEAGDWSEVIDTNLNGFYNVTRPLVKDMMVKRYGRIINVVSLSGIKGLPGQTNYSAAKGGVIAATKALAQEVAKRGITVNGVAPGFIKSDMTADLDEGALKKQIPAERFGKPEEVASLVGFLVSKDASYITGEIISINGGLYT
- a CDS encoding aromatic amino acid ammonia-lyase, producing MINISEGLTFEKIARAVEENELVELGVEASERILRSFNFLGSFAEKKVIYGINTGFGPMAQYRVDDNHLRELQFNIIRSHSCGAGRPLDNKFVRAAMLARLANFSEGKSGITIQLAELLVDFLNNEIYPVVPEHGGVGASGDLVQMAHIGLALIGEGNVSYKGFVVPASKAMEDCGLKPLEIKIREGLAIANGTSVMSGIASVNLFMAEKLFRWSLLASVIMNEIAESYDDFVSEPLAESRPHPGQVYVASLMRDHFATSSRLRKREHSLYNGKNDERIFEHKVQGYYSLRCVPQVLGPVYDTLQYAISTVEREFNSVCDNPVVDPDTGSIYHGGNFHGDYVSLEMDKVKIAVTKLTMLAERQLNYLFHDRINGILPPFVNLGTLGLNYGLQAAQFTATSTTAESQSLCMPVYIHSIPNNNDNQDIVSMGTNAALMTAKVIENAFQVMSIQYMALLQAIDYLEIKDKISVESKKVYSEIREIFPLFVDDSPLCGDIERITDYLKNN